In the Bifidobacterium catenulatum PV20-2 genome, one interval contains:
- a CDS encoding ATP-binding protein → MTFIGRQDELAFLEDCYANNKAQLVVLYGRRRVGKTELLAQFARNRQHVFFASPSATKDEQLAAFSRQMFEAGAPAGRYLQQYSDWESALADIVNLPTQDGKRRLIIIDEFPYLAKSDSSLPSVLQNLWDHTLKDSNVMMVLCGSSMSFIEKEMLSEKSPLYGRATGVLKLLPMPYWDAAQFFPDYSAQDNALAYAILGGIPHYLAQFDPSESVENNIRRTILRRGMPLYSETEFLMHQEFREPATYNTILQAVALGATQLNDIAQRTMLSGSAVSTYLKNLMEVHIVEREFPVDAKPVEQSKAMRGLYQVPDSFFRFWYAFVGSNRSELEMGDAKGVYEYEIAPYLHDFAAASFERMCADWLRRKSMQGELGFRASHVGRWWDSTREIDVVAIDKTNAHVLVGECKFRNKPMDNAMLESLRNKSLALKGSDRAYYLFSLNGFDRGVQAVADRDPSVKLIGIDDLYDL, encoded by the coding sequence ATGACGTTTATAGGCAGACAAGATGAACTGGCGTTTCTGGAAGACTGCTATGCCAACAACAAAGCGCAACTGGTAGTGCTGTATGGTCGTCGCAGAGTGGGAAAAACGGAACTGCTGGCGCAATTCGCGCGAAACAGGCAGCATGTGTTCTTCGCATCTCCATCGGCGACCAAAGATGAACAACTTGCTGCTTTCTCGCGTCAGATGTTCGAAGCGGGAGCACCGGCAGGCCGATATCTGCAACAGTATTCCGATTGGGAATCAGCGCTGGCTGACATAGTCAATCTTCCCACGCAAGACGGAAAACGCAGATTAATCATCATCGATGAATTTCCCTATCTCGCGAAAAGCGATTCCTCCTTGCCTTCCGTACTGCAGAATCTTTGGGATCACACATTGAAGGATTCCAACGTCATGATGGTGCTGTGCGGCAGCTCCATGAGCTTCATCGAAAAAGAGATGCTTTCGGAAAAATCGCCATTATACGGGCGTGCCACCGGCGTGCTGAAGCTCCTGCCGATGCCGTATTGGGATGCCGCGCAATTCTTCCCCGATTACAGTGCGCAAGACAACGCGCTCGCGTATGCCATACTCGGCGGAATTCCGCATTATCTGGCGCAATTCGATCCTAGCGAAAGCGTCGAAAACAATATTCGGCGGACGATCCTGCGTCGCGGCATGCCCTTGTACAGCGAAACGGAATTTTTGATGCATCAGGAATTCCGTGAGCCGGCAACCTACAACACCATTCTGCAGGCTGTGGCGTTGGGGGCCACCCAACTGAACGATATAGCCCAGCGAACCATGCTTTCCGGTTCGGCGGTGAGCACGTACCTCAAGAACCTTATGGAAGTGCATATTGTGGAGCGTGAGTTTCCAGTGGATGCCAAGCCTGTGGAGCAGTCCAAGGCCATGCGCGGACTCTACCAGGTGCCTGACAGTTTCTTCCGTTTTTGGTATGCGTTTGTAGGGTCGAACCGTTCGGAACTGGAAATGGGGGATGCGAAAGGTGTGTACGAATACGAGATAGCGCCATATTTGCATGATTTTGCGGCGGCTTCATTTGAACGCATGTGCGCGGATTGGCTGCGTCGAAAGAGCATGCAAGGCGAGCTTGGTTTCCGTGCGAGTCATGTTGGGCGTTGGTGGGATTCCACGCGTGAAATCGACGTTGTTGCCATCGACAAGACGAACGCACATGTGCTGGTCGGCGAATGCAAATTCCGCAACAAGCCCATGGATAACGCCATGCTTGAGTCGTTGCGCAACAAATCGTTGGCGCTTAAGGGGAGCGATCGCGCATACTATCTGTTCTCGTTAAACGGTTTCGATAGGGGAGTGCAAGCCGTAGCCGATCGCGATCCAAGCGTGAAACTCATCGGCATCGACGATTTGTACGACCTGTAG
- a CDS encoding aldo/keto reductase: MALFRNLGPFHTTAIGHGEMPLTIENNRGHDVGIETLHASLDAGCRHIDTAWAYYTPGEEEQTGEKLVREALDSWKGPREEVTVATKVGLRRAWEGDKPVWPRDGKPEHLIEYGKQSAMALGVDSIDLLYLHRHDPEVPYNESCEGIKALLDQGVAQWAGVSNVSIEQLKIAQEILGDKLVAVQNQYSPIHLDTQDTLNYCAEQGLAFVCWSPLGGYRHPYDEHLFDPFREVAEARGVSYQRVVLAWELAKGDHMFVIPGAHRPETILDSLKADELELTEEELAKLG; this comes from the coding sequence ATGGCTTTGTTCCGTAATCTTGGACCGTTCCACACCACGGCTATCGGTCATGGCGAAATGCCGTTGACCATTGAAAACAATCGTGGTCACGATGTCGGTATCGAAACATTGCACGCCTCGTTGGATGCCGGATGCCGTCACATCGACACCGCTTGGGCGTACTACACGCCGGGCGAAGAGGAACAGACCGGCGAAAAGCTGGTGCGTGAGGCGCTTGACTCGTGGAAGGGCCCGCGTGAGGAAGTCACCGTGGCCACCAAGGTGGGCTTGCGCCGCGCTTGGGAGGGTGACAAGCCGGTTTGGCCGCGTGACGGCAAGCCGGAGCATCTGATCGAATACGGCAAGCAGTCCGCGATGGCGCTTGGCGTTGACAGCATCGATCTGCTTTACCTGCACCGTCATGATCCGGAAGTGCCGTACAACGAGTCCTGCGAAGGCATCAAGGCGTTGCTTGATCAGGGCGTGGCCCAGTGGGCCGGTGTTTCCAACGTGAGCATCGAACAGTTGAAGATCGCGCAGGAGATCCTCGGCGACAAGCTTGTGGCCGTGCAGAACCAGTATTCTCCGATTCATCTGGACACCCAAGACACGCTTAACTATTGCGCCGAGCAGGGTCTGGCATTCGTGTGCTGGAGTCCGTTGGGCGGCTACCGTCACCCGTACGACGAGCACCTGTTCGATCCGTTCCGCGAGGTGGCCGAAGCCCGTGGCGTGAGCTACCAGCGTGTGGTGCTCGCATGGGAGCTGGCCAAGGGCGACCACATGTTCGTGATTCCCGGTGCCCACCGACCGGAAACCATTC